In one Mucilaginibacter sp. PAMB04168 genomic region, the following are encoded:
- a CDS encoding ABC transporter ATP-binding protein, producing MSQAQVTGKAFDWELLKRIMQYVKPYKRTFIIAAALTIFLAIITLAQPILMETAMDKYILSGNYNGLVFIVILMILQLGIQTVAQYYQTYSTNALGQSVIRDLRIHVFNHIMSLRLRYFDRTPIGMLITRTVSDLETIADIFSEGLISIIGDILLLFAIIICMLVKDWKLTLITLIPLPFLLGATYVFKEAIKSSFQDVRTHVAQLNTFLQEHISGVSIIQYFAREAQEMRKFRGVNEKYRDANIRSNWYYSIFFPVVEVFVACSIGLLVWYGCKRILSDQQMASLTADEHGITPGKILAFMTFLNLLFRPVRQLADKFNTLQMGMVGADRIFKVLDTDETAPNTGTITTGTLKGQIEFKNVWFAYIDDNWVLKNINFSIQPGETLALVGATGAGKSSTINILNRFYEIGQGSVQVDGVDIENFELGFLRSQIATVIQDVFLFSDTIANNISLNNPTITREQIIAAATDVGAHEFIERLPGGYDYNVMERGATLSAGQAQLISFVRALVYNPAILVLDEATSSVDTETEILIQNAIDKLMQGRTAIVIAHRLSTIQKADKIIVLDHGEIKEVGTHQELLRIEDGYYRKLYDLQFNSAGIER from the coding sequence ATGTCTCAAGCTCAAGTAACCGGTAAAGCATTTGATTGGGAGCTGCTTAAACGCATTATGCAGTATGTAAAGCCATACAAGCGTACGTTTATCATTGCGGCTGCTCTTACTATATTTTTAGCCATCATCACTTTGGCGCAGCCCATCCTCATGGAAACAGCGATGGATAAATACATCCTCTCGGGTAATTACAATGGGTTGGTGTTTATTGTTATTTTAATGATCCTGCAACTGGGTATCCAAACCGTTGCCCAGTATTATCAAACTTACTCTACCAATGCACTGGGCCAGTCTGTGATCCGCGATTTGCGTATTCATGTGTTTAACCATATCATGAGCTTGCGTTTGCGGTATTTTGACCGTACGCCTATAGGCATGCTCATTACCCGTACCGTGTCTGATCTGGAAACCATAGCCGATATTTTTTCAGAAGGGCTGATTTCCATTATAGGTGATATACTGCTGTTGTTTGCTATCATTATTTGCATGCTGGTAAAGGACTGGAAACTAACGCTGATCACCCTTATACCGCTGCCTTTTTTATTGGGGGCGACGTATGTGTTTAAGGAGGCCATTAAATCGTCGTTTCAGGATGTGCGTACCCATGTGGCACAACTGAATACCTTTTTACAAGAACATATATCGGGGGTTAGCATTATCCAGTACTTTGCCCGCGAGGCGCAGGAAATGCGCAAATTCAGGGGCGTAAATGAAAAGTACCGCGATGCTAATATTCGCTCCAACTGGTATTACTCTATCTTTTTTCCGGTGGTGGAGGTTTTTGTGGCCTGCTCCATTGGCCTGCTGGTTTGGTATGGCTGTAAACGTATCCTGAGCGATCAGCAAATGGCATCTTTAACGGCCGATGAGCATGGCATAACGCCGGGCAAAATTTTGGCGTTCATGACTTTTTTAAACTTACTGTTTAGGCCCGTACGCCAGCTGGCCGATAAATTTAATACCCTGCAAATGGGTATGGTTGGCGCCGACCGTATTTTTAAAGTGCTGGATACTGATGAGACGGCACCCAACACCGGCACCATTACAACCGGCACCTTAAAGGGGCAAATTGAATTTAAAAATGTTTGGTTTGCTTATATTGATGATAACTGGGTACTCAAAAATATTAACTTTAGCATCCAACCCGGCGAAACCCTGGCATTGGTAGGGGCTACAGGCGCAGGCAAATCGTCAACCATTAACATACTGAACCGTTTTTACGAGATAGGGCAGGGCAGCGTACAGGTTGATGGCGTAGATATTGAAAATTTCGAGCTGGGTTTTTTGCGCTCGCAGATTGCTACCGTTATACAGGATGTGTTCTTGTTTTCGGATACTATTGCCAATAACATCAGCCTTAACAATCCGACCATAACCCGTGAGCAGATCATCGCTGCGGCTACCGATGTAGGCGCACACGAGTTTATAGAACGTTTACCCGGCGGGTATGATTATAATGTGATGGAACGCGGCGCTACGCTTTCGGCAGGGCAGGCGCAGCTTATTTCATTTGTACGGGCGCTGGTTTACAACCCGGCCATCCTGGTGCTTGATGAGGCTACCTCATCGGTAGATACCGAAACGGAGATACTCATTCAAAACGCTATTGATAAGCTGATGCAAGGCCGTACAGCTATTGTGATTGCCCACCGGCTATCCACCATTCAAAAAGCCGATAAAATTATAGTGCTGGACCACGGCGAAATTAAAGAAGTAGGCACCCACCAGGAACTCTTGCGTATAGAAGATGGCTACTACCGCAAACTCTACGACCTGCAATTTAACTCAGCAGGAATAGAGAGGTAG
- the truA gene encoding tRNA pseudouridine(38-40) synthase TruA: MAQLQRYFLELAYQGTAYHGWQLQPNAVTVQQKLNDALTTLLRHPVETTGAGRTDTGVHARQLFAHLDAAPGIANVKFEASLNALLPYDIAVKRIVPVHDEAHARFDATMRSYEYHLHFHKDPFKQNYSWLVKGELDVDAMNQAAQIMMAYTDFSCFSKSNTQVFTNNCKLMRTEWIRKNYGLVFHISADRFLRNMVRAIVGTCMMVGRHEIEPERIREIIESKNRSNAGTSVPACGLYLTEVKYPYL, translated from the coding sequence GTGGCTCAACTACAACGTTATTTTTTAGAACTGGCTTACCAGGGTACCGCTTACCACGGCTGGCAACTGCAACCCAATGCCGTAACAGTACAACAAAAATTAAATGATGCGCTGACTACCCTGTTGCGCCACCCGGTTGAAACCACAGGCGCAGGCCGTACTGATACGGGCGTACATGCCAGGCAGTTATTTGCGCACTTGGACGCAGCGCCTGGCATTGCAAATGTAAAATTTGAAGCGAGCCTGAACGCGTTACTGCCATATGATATTGCCGTAAAGCGCATTGTACCGGTACACGATGAGGCGCATGCACGGTTTGATGCTACTATGCGCTCTTATGAGTATCACCTGCACTTTCATAAGGATCCGTTTAAGCAAAATTACTCATGGCTGGTTAAAGGTGAGTTAGATGTGGATGCCATGAACCAAGCTGCACAAATAATGATGGCGTACACCGATTTTAGTTGCTTCAGCAAATCAAATACGCAGGTATTTACCAATAACTGCAAGCTAATGCGGACCGAGTGGATACGCAAGAACTATGGACTGGTGTTCCATATCTCGGCCGACCGCTTTTTGCGCAACATGGTACGGGCCATTGTAGGCACCTGCATGATGGTTGGCCGTCATGAAATTGAGCCCGAACGTATCCGCGAGATTATAGAAAGTAAAAACCGCAGCAACGCCGGAACATCTGTGCCAGCCTGTGGTTTGTACTTAACCGAAGTAAAGTACCCGTATCTTTAA
- a CDS encoding DUF4293 domain-containing protein produces the protein MIQRVQSIYLFLASLAMFALYLVTIANNVYLNNVPTSVKVTGLFQDVNGAQTHTQNFVALTAVTAVVALLPLVIIFLFRNRKQQVTLSYSTILVIIGHSFWLAQTVKAATGGAILGTNNFGVGLFLPPIAILLILAAIKAIKRDDALVRSADRLR, from the coding sequence ATGATACAACGTGTACAAAGTATATACCTGTTTTTAGCCAGCCTGGCTATGTTTGCTCTTTACCTGGTTACCATTGCCAATAATGTGTATTTAAACAATGTACCTACCAGTGTTAAAGTAACCGGCCTGTTTCAGGATGTGAACGGCGCACAAACACATACCCAAAACTTCGTGGCGCTTACGGCCGTTACCGCTGTTGTAGCTTTGCTGCCATTGGTGATTATATTTTTGTTCCGTAACCGCAAACAGCAGGTTACACTTAGCTACAGCACTATACTGGTAATTATTGGCCACAGCTTTTGGCTGGCCCAAACGGTAAAAGCAGCTACCGGCGGTGCTATATTAGGCACCAACAACTTTGGCGTAGGTTTATTTCTGCCGCCTATAGCCATCCTGTTAATTCTTGCAGCCATTAAAGCTATTAAGCGCGATGATGCGCTGGTGCGGTCGGCAGACAGGTTGAGGTAA